In one uncultured Methanoregula sp. genomic region, the following are encoded:
- a CDS encoding response regulator — protein METSDNKMITILLVEDSRTQAEYLRHILENDGYRVTLTDNGSEALAQIGRNRPSIILSDIVMPEMDGYELCSRVKQNPKTADIPVILVTQLFDPVDVIRGLESGADDFIIKPFDPEYVQLRICNILKTVNQPDPDGPRRALTLTLFNKTHTIPASRVQILSILLSTYEVAVRKNAELEEARERLNAVNEQLQQAIADLKQSNTRLEQENTERRRVEKALDEANKKLNLMASITRHDVINQLTSQHESLENALLLRAKDPEKAWEHVTSAAAIATRTLNSVKFTGDYQKIGVKSPQWQDIHTLIQAAEKDTSPGGLTFSNGISPGTEIFADPLIGKVFSNLIENTVKYGKKATSIRFSLHAEADGMVIICEDDGVGIPDGRKEKIFSYEHGMSHGLGLFLAREILAITSITLRETGTAGSGARFELRCPSTTTRAAGQPAP, from the coding sequence ATGGAAACCTCTGATAACAAAATGATAACAATCCTGCTTGTCGAGGACAGCCGGACGCAGGCAGAATACTTACGGCACATCCTTGAGAATGACGGATACCGTGTAACGCTGACCGATAACGGTTCTGAAGCACTGGCACAGATTGGCCGGAACCGCCCGTCCATTATCCTGTCGGATATCGTTATGCCGGAGATGGATGGTTATGAGCTCTGTTCCCGGGTCAAGCAGAATCCCAAAACCGCAGATATTCCTGTCATCCTTGTAACCCAGCTTTTCGATCCGGTCGATGTCATCCGGGGTCTCGAGTCCGGCGCAGATGATTTCATCATCAAACCTTTCGATCCGGAATATGTCCAGTTGCGGATCTGCAACATTCTTAAGACCGTGAACCAGCCTGACCCTGACGGCCCCCGCAGGGCGCTCACGCTTACTCTTTTCAATAAAACCCATACTATCCCCGCAAGCCGGGTCCAGATCCTGAGTATTCTGCTCTCAACGTACGAAGTGGCCGTAAGGAAAAACGCGGAACTCGAAGAAGCCCGGGAACGGCTCAATGCGGTGAACGAACAGCTCCAGCAGGCCATTGCCGATCTCAAACAGTCAAACACCCGGCTCGAACAGGAGAACACCGAACGCAGGAGAGTGGAGAAAGCACTCGATGAGGCCAACAAGAAACTCAATCTCATGGCAAGTATCACCCGCCATGACGTGATCAACCAGCTCACCTCCCAGCATGAATCCCTTGAAAATGCGCTGCTACTGCGGGCAAAGGATCCGGAAAAAGCATGGGAACATGTGACGAGCGCGGCAGCGATTGCAACCCGGACACTCAACTCGGTAAAATTTACCGGTGACTACCAGAAAATCGGGGTCAAATCGCCCCAGTGGCAGGATATTCATACACTGATACAGGCTGCTGAAAAAGATACATCTCCCGGAGGCCTGACATTCAGTAACGGGATCTCCCCGGGGACAGAAATATTTGCAGATCCGCTCATCGGGAAAGTCTTCTCAAACCTGATTGAAAATACAGTAAAATACGGGAAAAAAGCCACCTCCATCCGGTTCAGTCTTCATGCCGAAGCTGACGGCATGGTCATTATCTGTGAAGACGATGGTGTTGGTATCCCGGATGGGCGTAAAGAGAAGATATTCAGTTATGAACACGGGATGAGCCATGGCCTTGGCCTGTTTCTGGCCCGTGAAATTCTTGCTATCACCTCAATCACCCTTCGTGAGACCGGAACTGCCGGGTCGGGTGCACGGTTTGAACTTCGCTGTCCCTCCACAACAACCCGGGCTGCCGGACAGCCGGCACCATGA
- a CDS encoding ATP-grasp domain-containing protein: MKVLLAEYTSAHDPSLAHEGNAMLHVLKTSFERSGYETVLPGPGDFTAEIEHLAPTCDMGLVVAPDALLSRFTMILEQHTHNLGCGFMTIALCANKVQTGRILSGHGISVPGEPGPGKKVLKPVKGCGTQGVRLSETAPGEGEFAERFIDGEHFSVSLIPNRVIGDACLYFKGNPPVVLAVNRQHIETDADGSFHYLGGETPVHPAREDEIISTARKVVEVLGCQGYCGVDMVVADKVYVVDVNPRITTSLVGIAACMDEEIADLLVAASKGEGPEKVHLHGGARFDTNGMVIHL; this comes from the coding sequence ATGAAAGTCCTGCTCGCCGAATACACTTCTGCGCATGACCCTTCCCTTGCGCATGAAGGCAATGCGATGCTCCATGTACTGAAAACCAGTTTTGAGCGCTCCGGGTACGAGACGGTTCTCCCCGGCCCCGGTGATTTTACTGCGGAAATTGAACATCTCGCCCCGACATGCGATATGGGTCTCGTGGTTGCACCCGACGCGCTCTTGTCCCGGTTTACGATGATCCTCGAGCAGCACACCCACAATCTCGGCTGTGGGTTCATGACGATAGCGCTTTGTGCAAACAAGGTGCAGACCGGCAGGATCCTTTCCGGGCACGGGATCTCAGTTCCGGGCGAGCCCGGGCCCGGAAAAAAGGTGTTAAAGCCGGTGAAAGGGTGCGGGACGCAGGGTGTCCGGCTCTCGGAGACCGCTCCCGGCGAAGGTGAGTTTGCCGAACGGTTTATTGATGGCGAACACTTCTCGGTGAGTCTTATCCCGAACCGGGTTATTGGGGATGCCTGCCTCTATTTCAAGGGAAATCCCCCGGTGGTGCTTGCCGTGAACCGGCAGCATATTGAAACGGATGCGGATGGATCATTTCACTATCTTGGTGGCGAGACACCGGTTCATCCGGCCCGGGAAGATGAGATCATCAGCACTGCAAGGAAAGTTGTCGAAGTCCTCGGCTGCCAGGGATATTGCGGTGTCGACATGGTGGTTGCCGATAAGGTTTACGTGGTGGATGTCAACCCCAGGATCACGACGAGCCTCGTAGGTATTGCTGCCTGCATGGACGAGGAGATTGCGGACCTCCTTGTCGCAGCTTCGAAAGGTGAGGGGCCGGAAAAAGTCCATCTCCACGGCGGTGCCCGGTTCGACACGAATGGAATGGTAATTCACCTATGA
- the surE gene encoding 5'/3'-nucleotidase SurE — MRPSILLTNDDGVSSIGLWAAYEALKPIADVTVVAPATQQSAVGRSISIFEPLRANQIVINGERAWSVAGKPTDAVIIALYALRLNPVMVVSGINIGENLSFESIMTSGTVGAALEASNQGVKGIAFSLQVEDQGDKFDDPRTYAQSFDPAKKIVRDVVSRMLAREFCRDADVINVNIPSVVKGGYEVTRLAQKLFHTGVEKRLDPRGRPYFWINGPLYEDAEEGTDVHSVRKGNISITPITLDCTAHAAHDEIKKIFTG, encoded by the coding sequence ATGAGACCTTCGATTCTGCTGACTAATGATGACGGCGTAAGTTCTATCGGGCTCTGGGCCGCATACGAAGCCCTGAAACCCATAGCGGATGTTACGGTGGTTGCCCCGGCAACCCAGCAGAGCGCTGTCGGCAGGTCAATCTCGATCTTTGAACCACTGCGGGCAAACCAGATTGTCATAAACGGGGAGCGGGCCTGGTCGGTTGCCGGTAAACCCACCGATGCGGTAATCATCGCCCTTTATGCGCTCAGACTCAACCCGGTCATGGTTGTCAGCGGGATCAATATCGGTGAAAATCTCTCTTTTGAATCCATCATGACTTCCGGTACCGTTGGCGCTGCCCTTGAAGCTTCAAACCAGGGTGTCAAGGGAATTGCATTCTCGCTCCAGGTAGAAGACCAGGGAGATAAATTTGACGATCCGAGGACGTATGCCCAGAGTTTTGATCCGGCAAAGAAGATCGTGCGCGATGTTGTTTCAAGGATGCTTGCCCGGGAATTCTGCAGAGATGCCGATGTGATCAATGTCAACATTCCCTCGGTCGTTAAAGGGGGTTATGAAGTCACAAGACTGGCACAGAAACTCTTCCATACGGGCGTTGAGAAACGACTCGATCCCCGGGGCCGTCCGTACTTCTGGATCAATGGCCCGCTCTACGAGGATGCAGAAGAAGGAACCGATGTTCACTCGGTCAGAAAAGGAAATATTTCAATTACTCCCATCACGCTTGACTGTACTGCACATGCCGCTCACGATGAGATCAAGAAGATCTTTACCGGATAA
- a CDS encoding hybrid sensor histidine kinase/response regulator, giving the protein MNGPDAEFEKRLLATFRDEAEEHLGVMVALLLELESAGSAADPGVIERIYRTTHSLKGAARAVSQKEIESVCQNLENVFSRMKKGMFVPDAEAFDLFFQAIKIVQALLAGKKTPDISPVGIVTSLRALTAKESVGSSTAAGREPACGSRSPATPLPLRTDTGQPRKPQEVLPPAGTPQHRTDNPLQKNSGQEVFLPPINAGIPARPASDGGTVRIAAHKLDRLIVGSDDLLTTRLFITHRMRELEEMIGRFSHWKWNQTLISSDLYLIRETLSGIRPTNIPPELIPPIQRLVEFMDYDREFVTHLQHDLSAHIRATERDRSALEASTSEISDLIHDAVLLPVSSILTSFPGLVREYSRTTGKQVELVTEGDEIEVDRRILDALKDPLMHLIYNSIDHGVEYPDIRAARNKPSRGRVLIKVFPLSGGKVGIEVSDDGAGIDGSAIRKTAIRTGLITEREEARLTDAEAVWLIFRSGLSTSQNVTEISGRGLGLAIVEDTVTRLGGYVTVSSGIGKGTSIIMRVPVRLVTFRGIVVRSGNRMYVLPMQQVRQVLRIKADTIVHQGSRPVLSLQNETIGVVHLSEILSIPRPGVSPGGDVPVSIVIIAYGAGQVACIVDEVIRVQEIVVRPLGNQLRRVRRIAGAAILGDGTIALVLDTPELIQEALKTAGTPAPVAHADPSAPRILVVEDSVTSRTFLQMILEQDGCQVRTATDGIQAFGMLKEHRFDMVVSDVDMPRMNGFTLTEKIRADSRLSTLPVILVTSLDSPEDKEHGLAIGADAYVIKSGFEKNNLRTIVRDLLKKTRSPGR; this is encoded by the coding sequence ATGAATGGACCGGATGCTGAGTTTGAAAAGCGGCTTCTCGCCACCTTCCGCGATGAAGCCGAAGAACATCTCGGCGTGATGGTAGCCCTGCTCCTGGAGCTGGAGAGCGCAGGCTCTGCAGCGGATCCCGGCGTGATCGAACGGATTTACCGTACAACCCACAGCCTGAAAGGTGCTGCCCGGGCGGTCAGCCAGAAAGAGATCGAATCTGTCTGCCAGAATCTTGAAAATGTTTTTTCCCGGATGAAAAAAGGGATGTTTGTCCCGGATGCAGAAGCGTTCGATCTCTTCTTTCAGGCAATAAAAATTGTCCAGGCGCTCCTGGCGGGCAAAAAAACCCCGGACATATCACCTGTAGGGATTGTAACCTCCCTTCGTGCGCTCACCGCAAAAGAGAGTGTCGGGAGCAGTACGGCGGCCGGCCGGGAACCGGCTTGCGGGTCCCGGTCTCCTGCCACTCCGCTGCCATTACGTACAGATACCGGGCAACCCCGTAAACCCCAAGAAGTCCTGCCTCCTGCAGGGACCCCGCAACACCGTACTGACAACCCCCTTCAGAAAAATTCCGGGCAGGAAGTGTTCCTGCCGCCAATAAATGCCGGAATTCCCGCACGACCGGCTTCTGATGGCGGAACTGTGCGCATAGCTGCCCACAAGCTTGACCGGCTTATCGTGGGATCGGACGATCTTCTGACTACCCGTCTCTTTATCACGCACCGGATGCGTGAACTCGAGGAGATGATCGGACGTTTTTCCCACTGGAAGTGGAACCAGACGCTCATATCCTCCGATCTATACCTTATCCGCGAGACCCTGTCCGGTATCCGGCCGACAAATATCCCCCCGGAACTTATCCCTCCTATTCAGCGTCTGGTCGAATTCATGGATTACGACCGCGAGTTCGTCACGCATCTCCAGCACGATCTGTCGGCGCATATCCGGGCAACCGAGCGGGACCGGTCGGCACTGGAAGCGAGCACTTCGGAAATTTCAGATCTGATACATGATGCCGTACTGCTGCCCGTGTCGAGCATACTGACGTCATTTCCCGGGCTGGTCAGGGAATATTCGCGCACTACCGGCAAACAGGTTGAACTTGTCACTGAAGGGGACGAGATCGAAGTTGACCGGCGTATCCTCGATGCACTCAAGGACCCGCTTATGCACCTGATCTACAACAGCATCGATCACGGAGTTGAATATCCGGATATCCGGGCAGCACGGAACAAACCTTCCCGTGGCAGGGTTCTCATCAAGGTCTTTCCCCTGTCAGGAGGAAAGGTCGGTATCGAAGTGAGCGATGACGGGGCCGGTATCGATGGTAGTGCGATCCGGAAAACTGCAATCCGGACTGGTCTTATCACCGAACGGGAAGAAGCCCGGCTCACGGATGCCGAGGCAGTCTGGCTGATCTTCCGCTCCGGGTTGTCGACCAGCCAGAACGTAACGGAAATTTCCGGCAGGGGACTGGGTCTTGCCATCGTCGAGGATACGGTTACCCGTCTCGGGGGGTATGTGACGGTTTCTTCCGGTATCGGGAAAGGAACCAGTATCATCATGCGGGTCCCGGTGAGGCTGGTGACCTTCCGGGGAATAGTTGTCCGCTCGGGAAACCGGATGTATGTACTGCCCATGCAGCAGGTCCGGCAGGTTCTCCGGATCAAGGCAGATACGATTGTGCACCAGGGAAGCCGGCCTGTGCTCTCGCTCCAGAACGAGACGATCGGCGTAGTACATCTTTCCGAGATCCTCTCAATCCCCCGGCCGGGAGTATCCCCCGGGGGAGACGTACCGGTTTCAATTGTCATAATTGCCTATGGCGCAGGCCAGGTTGCCTGCATTGTTGACGAGGTTATCAGGGTCCAGGAGATCGTGGTCCGGCCCCTTGGGAACCAGCTCCGCCGCGTGAGACGTATTGCCGGCGCCGCGATCCTCGGTGACGGGACGATAGCCCTTGTACTCGATACCCCGGAACTGATCCAGGAGGCCCTGAAGACGGCCGGAACTCCGGCGCCGGTTGCCCATGCCGATCCATCTGCACCACGTATCCTGGTGGTTGAAGATTCCGTTACATCCCGTACATTCCTGCAGATGATCCTTGAACAGGATGGCTGCCAGGTCCGTACGGCCACGGATGGTATACAGGCCTTCGGGATGCTCAAAGAGCACCGGTTTGATATGGTTGTATCGGATGTCGATATGCCCCGGATGAACGGCTTTACATTAACGGAAAAGATCCGGGCTGACAGCCGGCTGTCCACTCTCCCGGTGATCCTAGTAACGTCCCTTGACTCCCCCGAGGACAAGGAGCACGGGCTTGCGATCGGGGCCGATGCTTATGTCATCAAGAGCGGGTTTGAAAAGAACAACCTGCGAACTATTGTAAGAGATCTGCTGAAGAAGACCCGGTCTCCCGGCCGGTAA
- a CDS encoding hydantoinase/oxoprolinase family protein, giving the protein MIGIDVGGANLKVVDGGGVHIHYCPLWEQAPITELLLQYARGDHDPAAVVMSGELADCFENKLQGISFIVDAVRKAFPVARFYGMDAEFHDRAVPQLAAANWLASADYLRGRYPDAIFLDVGSTTADIIPLSRFDDLKGLTDLKRLQSGYLIYTGMLRTSVATLLHSVELEGIPTPVSTEYFAASADAHLVLGHISPSLYTCDTPDRKEKTYDASLRRLARVVCADLDEIGTGGAVQIAARFWEIQRSMICDQVRKVALLSGTDKIVTAGIGASLFAQVFGGIDLTCELGPAADALPAFAVRNIAQNENMFQGRSR; this is encoded by the coding sequence ATGATCGGGATCGATGTCGGGGGGGCCAACCTCAAGGTGGTTGACGGTGGGGGCGTCCACATCCATTACTGCCCGCTCTGGGAACAGGCCCCCATCACCGAGCTCCTGCTGCAATACGCCCGGGGCGATCACGACCCGGCTGCGGTAGTGATGAGCGGGGAGCTTGCTGATTGTTTCGAGAACAAACTACAGGGGATCTCCTTTATTGTCGACGCGGTCAGGAAGGCATTTCCGGTTGCCCGGTTTTACGGCATGGATGCAGAGTTTCATGACCGGGCTGTTCCCCAGCTTGCTGCGGCCAATTGGCTTGCCTCTGCAGACTATCTTCGCGGCCGGTACCCGGATGCTATTTTCCTCGATGTCGGGAGTACGACCGCAGATATCATCCCGCTCAGCCGGTTTGACGATCTTAAGGGATTGACCGACCTTAAGCGATTGCAGTCGGGATACCTTATCTACACCGGAATGCTCCGCACCAGTGTTGCAACTCTCCTCCATTCGGTGGAACTTGAAGGAATACCTACTCCTGTAAGCACAGAATACTTTGCCGCAAGTGCCGATGCGCATCTCGTCCTTGGGCACATCTCACCTTCGTTATATACCTGCGATACGCCGGATCGCAAAGAGAAAACTTATGATGCATCCCTTCGCCGGCTTGCCCGTGTTGTGTGTGCTGATCTCGATGAGATCGGTACGGGCGGGGCGGTTCAGATTGCAGCCCGGTTCTGGGAGATCCAGCGAAGTATGATATGCGATCAGGTGCGGAAGGTTGCTCTGTTGTCCGGCACGGATAAGATAGTAACCGCAGGTATCGGGGCGTCTCTTTTTGCCCAGGTGTTTGGGGGAATTGATCTTACCTGCGAACTCGGGCCGGCTGCGGATGCCCTGCCGGCATTTGCAGTACGGAACATTGCACAGAATGAGAACATGTTTCAGGGCAGATCCCGATAA
- a CDS encoding chemotaxis protein CheW translates to MVQMLLFSIGENHCAIPLADTSHVIRMVRLTPLAPTFPWQAGTINLHGAIIPVLSLRTAFGIECSKPSLTDMLIIAHTAGGEIALWVDSTGGIQDIPSVSESTEIPGTEESEPPGIRKTPDGLILIHDLSRLIVMSTDPSGMITFPLQPGTEKKTLSDHGSKPADDLTADSSQIDSLLAERARRIAQPEDAASETAVMEVLKFRLAYREYALEMQYVREVILTGEITPVPGTPAYISGICVVRGEIISLVDLRVLLAIPEKGLTDLNRVIVLTNKTLSFGILADHITGIGMIELNRIDREIIPARTGYVKGIAEGSLTVLDAAALFADPKMVIEDA, encoded by the coding sequence ATGGTCCAGATGCTGCTCTTTTCAATCGGGGAGAATCATTGTGCAATTCCCCTTGCTGATACATCACATGTGATCCGGATGGTCAGACTGACTCCCTTGGCCCCCACATTTCCCTGGCAGGCCGGGACCATCAACCTTCACGGAGCGATCATCCCGGTCCTGTCGCTCCGGACCGCGTTCGGGATTGAATGTTCAAAACCTTCCCTCACCGATATGCTGATCATAGCCCACACGGCAGGAGGCGAGATTGCACTCTGGGTGGATTCAACCGGCGGAATACAGGACATCCCTTCTGTTTCTGAGAGCACCGAAATTCCCGGAACGGAAGAATCAGAACCCCCGGGTATCCGGAAAACGCCGGACGGGTTGATTCTCATCCATGATCTCTCCCGTCTGATTGTCATGAGCACAGATCCCTCCGGTATGATCACCTTCCCTCTGCAACCCGGAACAGAGAAAAAGACCCTTTCTGACCATGGCAGTAAACCCGCAGATGACCTGACTGCAGACTCTTCGCAAATCGACTCACTTCTCGCTGAACGCGCGAGGAGAATTGCGCAGCCAGAAGATGCCGCTTCTGAAACCGCAGTCATGGAGGTCCTCAAATTCCGGCTTGCATACCGGGAATATGCGCTTGAGATGCAGTATGTCCGGGAAGTGATCCTGACCGGCGAGATAACCCCGGTTCCCGGGACACCCGCGTATATCTCCGGCATCTGCGTGGTGCGAGGAGAGATCATATCACTTGTCGACCTGCGGGTCCTCCTTGCGATTCCGGAAAAAGGGCTGACCGACCTGAACCGTGTGATCGTTCTGACAAACAAGACATTATCGTTCGGTATTCTTGCGGACCACATTACCGGTATCGGGATGATCGAGCTGAACAGGATCGACCGGGAAATTATACCCGCGAGGACCGGGTACGTGAAAGGGATTGCCGAAGGTTCACTGACGGTTCTCGATGCGGCAGCATTATTCGCTGATCCCAAAATGGTTATTGAGGATGCATAA
- the rpiA gene encoding ribose-5-phosphate isomerase RpiA — protein MDEKARKLAAAKQEAGHAAADMVEDGMVVGLGTGSTVYYMIERLSVRIREGIHVSGIPTSYQTAMRAREYGIPLTTLDDHPVVDIAIDGADEADPRLNLIKGRGAALTREKCVAAASLQFVVVVDEQKVVNRFSAPVPVEVLPFATRSVMNQLRALGCVPVIREAVKKDGPVITDNGNFIIDCKFPEIPEPRALEIAIADIPGVIESGLFCTFMEKTTLVVGNEKKCRIITSADVIP, from the coding sequence ATGGACGAAAAGGCACGAAAACTGGCAGCAGCCAAGCAGGAGGCCGGACATGCTGCAGCTGACATGGTTGAAGACGGTATGGTGGTCGGCCTTGGTACCGGTTCAACGGTTTATTACATGATTGAGCGGTTATCTGTCCGGATCCGGGAAGGTATCCACGTATCAGGAATACCAACATCATATCAGACGGCAATGCGGGCACGCGAATACGGTATTCCGCTTACAACCCTCGATGACCACCCGGTTGTCGATATCGCTATTGACGGGGCCGATGAAGCAGATCCCCGCCTTAACCTGATCAAGGGTAGAGGTGCGGCACTTACCCGGGAAAAGTGCGTGGCTGCTGCATCACTCCAGTTCGTCGTCGTGGTAGACGAACAAAAAGTTGTGAACAGGTTCAGTGCCCCTGTTCCGGTCGAAGTCCTCCCCTTTGCAACCCGGTCGGTCATGAACCAGCTCCGGGCCCTCGGATGTGTTCCGGTCATCCGGGAAGCGGTTAAAAAGGATGGGCCGGTTATCACCGATAATGGTAATTTTATTATTGATTGTAAATTCCCCGAGATACCAGAACCCCGGGCGCTTGAGATCGCCATTGCGGATATACCTGGAGTAATCGAGAGCGGGCTCTTTTGTACCTTTATGGAAAAGACAACACTTGTTGTTGGGAATGAAAAAAAGTGCAGGATAATTACATCAGCGGATGTAATCCCGTAA
- a CDS encoding Cache 3/Cache 2 fusion domain-containing protein, producing MFEFFSNMKVGTKILVICLFLAIIPTLLLGLVAYSSSSTVINEQIQTLLETQVQDMKGWTNDVYKLTRNKVNSDLNVAKQNFYGKGTPQIVNNQMALIDSKGNEYIVNDNFEIVDKVQSMVGGAATVFQVYNNTYAARISTNVLDSNGHRAVGTHLTDNVYEVAVQKGETYYGRRDLFGKNYVTAYEPIRDPSGKVIGVLFVGTEEGQTLDVVKKSIRETVVGTHGYMYVIDSAGNVLVHPSLEGQNWAQKDYVQEMFRNKEGAVPHEVNGTQVIDAYTYYEPLDWYIVSRAELPDFSGPIDTIRNTIFALVIGSMAIGAAVAVLFGRSISGPLQQVVLMIKELRNGHLSARLNIRRKDEIGIMSATMDEFADDLQTNVVGDIKKIANGEYIESFSEPVDERDEIRPALRMMVDSLDHLHKETIKLTDAARAGDLSVRGDEKAFRGGYRMIIAGFNKTLETITEPVNEAMRLARFYASGDLTARFDEKIPVAGEFVAYRDALNTIGIELQRLMKLINEELYEGISVLSSASSEILTITTQLSTASSQTATTVNVTSDTVESVRTKTDLINEKTKEVSEKAMNAFNVSIDGQKSVQEILDGMNHIQRQMDMIGMNVIKLSEQSQAIGEIIATVTDISEQSNLLAVNASIEAAKAGDFGKGFAVVAHEIHNLAEQSKQATANIRTILTDIQRGVSSTVVSTERGTRSVADAVRLTSDAQGAIEVLARSTAESSRQAIEIASSIHEQAAGMDQISLAMENIRDAAQKNLEITRQAEKTAEDLHELGLRLKKLTVQYHV from the coding sequence ATGTTTGAGTTCTTCTCCAATATGAAAGTCGGGACCAAGATCCTGGTCATCTGCCTGTTTCTCGCTATCATCCCGACACTGTTACTCGGCCTCGTGGCCTATTCCAGTTCGAGTACGGTGATCAACGAGCAGATCCAGACTCTTCTTGAAACCCAGGTCCAGGACATGAAAGGCTGGACCAACGATGTGTACAAACTTACGCGGAACAAGGTCAACAGCGATCTCAATGTTGCAAAACAGAACTTCTATGGGAAAGGTACCCCTCAGATTGTCAACAACCAGATGGCGCTAATAGACAGTAAAGGCAACGAATATATCGTGAACGACAATTTCGAGATCGTTGACAAGGTCCAGTCGATGGTCGGGGGTGCAGCAACCGTTTTCCAGGTATACAATAACACGTACGCTGCCCGTATCTCAACGAATGTTCTTGACTCAAACGGGCACCGTGCGGTTGGTACCCACCTGACGGACAATGTGTATGAAGTCGCCGTGCAGAAAGGCGAGACATACTACGGGCGCCGCGACCTGTTTGGGAAAAACTACGTGACTGCGTATGAGCCTATCCGGGATCCCAGCGGCAAGGTTATCGGGGTTCTCTTTGTCGGTACAGAGGAAGGCCAGACCCTCGACGTGGTGAAAAAGAGTATCCGCGAGACCGTTGTCGGGACCCACGGGTACATGTACGTGATAGACAGTGCAGGAAACGTGCTCGTCCACCCGAGTCTTGAAGGACAGAACTGGGCACAAAAGGATTATGTCCAGGAGATGTTCAGGAACAAGGAAGGGGCGGTTCCCCACGAAGTGAACGGGACACAGGTTATCGATGCGTATACGTATTATGAGCCTCTCGACTGGTACATCGTATCCCGTGCAGAGCTTCCGGATTTCAGCGGACCTATCGATACTATCCGGAACACAATCTTTGCCCTTGTCATCGGCTCGATGGCAATCGGTGCCGCCGTTGCGGTACTCTTCGGCCGGTCCATTTCAGGACCCCTGCAACAGGTCGTCCTGATGATCAAGGAGCTCAGAAACGGGCATCTCTCTGCCCGGCTCAACATCCGGAGGAAAGACGAGATAGGGATCATGTCTGCGACCATGGATGAGTTTGCCGATGATCTGCAGACCAACGTGGTGGGGGATATCAAGAAGATCGCAAACGGTGAGTATATCGAGAGCTTCTCTGAACCTGTTGATGAACGCGACGAAATCCGTCCTGCACTCCGGATGATGGTCGACTCTCTCGATCACCTCCATAAGGAGACGATCAAGCTCACGGATGCTGCCCGTGCAGGAGACCTCTCGGTCAGGGGTGACGAGAAGGCATTCCGTGGCGGGTACCGGATGATTATCGCCGGTTTCAACAAGACGCTTGAGACCATTACGGAACCGGTGAACGAAGCCATGCGTCTTGCCCGGTTCTACGCATCCGGAGACCTCACTGCCCGGTTTGACGAGAAGATACCGGTTGCCGGTGAATTTGTAGCGTACCGCGACGCGCTCAACACCATCGGTATCGAACTCCAGCGCCTGATGAAACTGATCAATGAGGAACTGTATGAAGGGATCTCGGTCCTGTCTTCCGCATCGAGTGAAATCCTGACGATCACTACCCAGTTATCAACGGCGAGCTCGCAGACCGCGACAACGGTGAATGTAACTTCTGATACTGTCGAGAGCGTCAGGACCAAGACCGATCTCATCAACGAGAAGACAAAAGAAGTGTCCGAGAAGGCGATGAATGCCTTCAATGTCTCGATTGACGGCCAGAAATCCGTGCAGGAGATCCTTGACGGTATGAATCATATCCAGCGGCAGATGGACATGATCGGGATGAATGTTATCAAGCTCTCGGAACAGAGCCAGGCGATTGGTGAGATCATCGCAACGGTCACCGACATCTCCGAGCAGTCCAACCTGCTTGCCGTGAATGCATCGATAGAAGCAGCAAAGGCCGGTGATTTCGGCAAAGGCTTTGCTGTCGTCGCCCATGAGATCCACAACCTCGCCGAACAGTCAAAACAGGCAACTGCCAATATCCGTACAATCCTGACGGATATCCAGCGGGGTGTATCCTCGACGGTGGTCTCGACCGAGCGCGGAACACGATCCGTGGCGGATGCGGTCCGGCTTACGAGCGATGCCCAGGGGGCTATTGAAGTTCTTGCACGGTCAACAGCAGAATCATCAAGGCAGGCAATCGAGATTGCCTCCTCCATTCATGAGCAGGCTGCGGGCATGGACCAGATCTCGCTTGCTATGGAGAACATCCGCGATGCGGCGCAGAAGAACCTTGAAATTACCCGGCAGGCGGAGAAGACTGCTGAGGACCTGCATGAACTGGGTCTCCGGTTAAAGAAACTCACGGTGCAGTACCATGTGTAA